From one Amaranthus tricolor cultivar Red isolate AtriRed21 chromosome 17, ASM2621246v1, whole genome shotgun sequence genomic stretch:
- the LOC130803772 gene encoding LOB domain-containing protein 36-like translates to MEEYGKDNSQKKVKSCAVCKHRRTKCNKDCPLAPYFPADNPQLFKNVNKYFGVTYMINALRSTPPNLRDDLMTSIIYSANARVMDPVRGCLGETQTLYSKIALAWTELHCLRSLIQQFANQKDKNQRFDNQHFEHPQSIPSYHQPQPVNTQHRASNDDVPLSVDDYVVDEAVFVECPDQQFQNQHFENQQYMPSFHQPYHGNNQYSAIDNDPLPSYNYVSEIDLFGRTNQEFQNIQSMPSSFPQLQHGNTQHRASNDDVPLSVDDYVVDEAVFVECPDQQFQNLHFENQQYIPSFGQPHQGNNQYSDIDNDPLPSYDYVTETDLFGRIDQEFQTSMPSSFPQPQPGNTQ, encoded by the exons ATGGAAGAATACGGAAAGgataattcacaaaagaaagTAAAGAGTTGTGCTGTATGCAAACATCGAAGGACGAAATGTAATAAGGACTGTCCATTAGCCCCTTACTTCCCAGCAGACAATCCCCAATTGTTCAAAAAcgtaaataaatattttggtGTTACATATATGATTAACGCTCTTAGATCAACGCCTCCTAATTTGCGTGATGATCTTATGACATCCATTATCTATAGCGCTAATGCTCGCGTCATGGATCCCGTCCGTGGGTGTTTAGGTGAAACTCAAACATTATATTCGAAAATTGCGCTCGCTTGGACAGAGCTACATTGTTTGCGTTCTCTGATTCAACAATTTGCTaatcaaaaagataaaaatcaaCGCTTTGATAATCAACACTTTGAGCATCCACAATCTATTCCCTCGTACCACCAACCACAACCAGTGAATACTCAACACag AGCCAGTAACGACGATGTTCCACTTTCTGTCGATGATTACGTTGTTGATGAAGCTGTTTTCGTTGAATGCCCTGACcaacaatttcaaaatcaaCACTTTGAGAATCAACAATATATGCCATCATTCCACCAACCATATCATGGGAATAACCAATAcag TGCTATTGACAATGACCCTCTTCCTTCTTATAATTACGTCAGtgaaattgatttatttggacGCACTAATCAAGAATTTCAAAATATACAATCTATGCCCTCATCGTTTCCCCAACTTCAACATGGGAATACTCAACACag AGCCAGTAACGATGATGTTCCACTTTCTGTCGATGATTACGTTGTTGATGAAGCAGTTTTCGTTGAATGCCCTGACCAACAATTTCAAAACCTACACTTTGAGAATCAACAATATATCCCATCATTCGGCCAACCCCATCAAGGGAATAATCAATACag TGACATTGACAATGACCCTCTTCCTTCTTACGATTACGTCACTGAAACTGATTTATTTGGACGCATTGATCAAGAATTTCAAACATCAATGCCCTCATCGTTTCCCCAACCTCAACCTGGGAATACTCAATAA
- the LOC130803774 gene encoding LOB domain-containing protein 36-like, with product MEEYGKDNSQKKVKSCAVCKHRRTKCNKDCPLAPYFPADNPQLFKNVNKYFGVTYMINALRSTPPNLRDDLMTSIIYSANARVMDPVRGCLGETQTLYSKIALAWTELHCLRSLIQQFANQKDKNQRFDNQHFEHPQSIPSYHQPQPVNTQHRASNDDVPLSVDDYVVDEAVFVECPDQQFQNQHFENQQYMPSFHQPYHGNNQYSAIDNDPLPSYNYVSEIDLFGRTNQEFQNIQSMPSSFPQLQHGNTQHRASNDDVPLSVDDYVVDEAVFVECPDQQFQNLHFENQQYIPSFGQPHQGNNQYSDIDNDPLPSYDYVTETDLFGRIDQEFQTSMPSSFPQPQPGNTQ from the exons ATGGAAGAATACGGAAAGgataattcacaaaagaaagTAAAGAGTTGTGCTGTATGCAAACATCGAAGGACGAAATGTAATAAGGACTGTCCATTAGCCCCTTACTTCCCAGCAGACAATCCCCAATTGTTCAAAAAcgtaaataaatattttggtGTTACATATATGATTAACGCTCTTAGATCAACGCCTCCTAATTTGCGTGATGATCTTATGACATCCATTATCTATAGCGCTAATGCTCGCGTCATGGATCCCGTCCGTGGGTGTTTAGGTGAAACTCAAACATTATATTCGAAAATTGCGCTCGCTTGGACAGAGCTACATTGTTTGCGTTCTCTGATTCAACAATTTGCTaatcaaaaagataaaaatcaaCGCTTTGATAATCAACACTTTGAGCATCCACAATCTATTCCCTCGTACCACCAACCACAACCAGTGAATACTCAACACag AGCCAGTAACGACGATGTTCCACTTTCTGTCGATGATTACGTTGTTGATGAAGCTGTTTTCGTTGAATGCCCTGACcaacaatttcaaaatcaaCACTTTGAGAATCAACAATATATGCCATCATTCCACCAACCATATCATGGGAATAACCAATAcag TGCTATTGACAATGACCCTCTTCCTTCTTATAATTACGTCAGtgaaattgatttatttggacGCACTAATCAAGAATTTCAAAATATACAATCTATGCCCTCATCGTTTCCCCAACTTCAACATGGGAATACTCAACACag AGCCAGTAACGATGATGTTCCACTTTCTGTCGATGATTACGTTGTTGATGAAGCAGTTTTCGTTGAATGCCCTGACCAACAATTTCAAAACCTACACTTTGAGAATCAACAATATATCCCATCATTCGGCCAACCCCATCAAGGGAATAATCAATAcag TGACATTGACAATGACCCTCTTCCTTCTTACGATTACGTCACTGAAACTGATTTATTTGGACGCATTGATCAAGAATTTCAAACATCAATGCCCTCATCGTTTCCCCAACCTCAACCTGGGAATACTCAATAA
- the LOC130803776 gene encoding uncharacterized protein LOC130803776, which translates to MKEYGKDNSQKKVKGCAVCKHRRTKCNKDCPLAPYFPADNPQLFKNVNKYFGVTYMINALRSTPPNLRDDLMTSIIYSANARVMDPVRGCLGEIQTLYSKITLAWTELHCLRSLIQQFANQKDQNQRFDNQHFEHPQSLPSYHQPQPVNTQHRASNDDVPLSVDDYVVDEAVFVECPDQQFQNQHFENQQYMPSFHQPYHGNNQYSAIDNDPPPSYDYVSETDLFGRTNQEFQNIQSMPSSLPQLQHGNTQHRASNDDVPLSVDDYVVDEVVFVDCPDQQFQNLNFENQQYMPSFHQPHHGNNQYSAIDNDPLSSYHYVTETDLFERIDQEFQKSMPSSFPQPQPGNTQ; encoded by the exons ATGAAAGAATATGGAAAGgataattcacaaaagaaagTAAAGGGTTGTGCAGTATGCAAACATCGAAGGACGAAATGTAACAAGGACTGTCCATTAGCCCCTTACTTCCCAGCAGACAATCCCCAATTGTTCAAAAAcgtaaataaatattttggtGTTACATATATGATTAACGCTCTTAGATCAACGCCTCCTAATTTGCGTGATGATCTTATGACATCCATTATCTATAGCGCTAATGCTCGCGTCATGGATCCCGTACGTGGGTGTTTAGGTGAAATTCAAACATTGTATTCGAAAATTACGCTCGCTTGGACAGAGCTACATTGTTTGCGTTCTCTGATTCAACAATTTGCTAATCAAAAAGATCAAAATCAACGCTTTGATAATCAACACTTTGAGCATCCACAATCTCTTCCCTCGTACCACCAACCACAACCAGTGAATACTCAGCACag AGCCAGTAATGACGATGTTCCACTTTCTGTCGATGATTACGTTGTTGATGAAGCTGTTTTCGTTGAATGCCCTGACcaacaatttcaaaatcaaCACTTTGAGAATCAACAATATATGCCATCATTCCACCAACCATATCATGGGAATAACCAATAcag TGCCATTGACAATGACCCTCCTCCTTCTTATGATTACGTCAGTGAAACTGATTTATTTGGACGCACTAATCAAGAATTTCAAAATATACAATCTATGCCCTCATCGCTTCCCCAACTTCAACATGGGAATACTCAACACag AGCCAGTAACGATGATGTTCCACTTTCTGTCGATGATTACGTTGTTGATGAAGTTGTTTTCGTTGATTGCCCTGACCAACAATTTCAAAATCTAAACTTTGAGAATCAACAATATATGCCATCATTCCACCAACCCCATCATGGGAATAACCAATACag TGCCATTGACAATGACCCTCTTTCTTCTTACCATTACGTCACTGAAACTGATTTATTTGAACGCATTGATCaagaatttcaaaaatcaaTGCCCTCATCGTTTCCCCAACCTCAACCTGGGAATACTCAATAA